One window from the genome of Jeotgalibaca sp. MA1X17-3 encodes:
- a CDS encoding serine/threonine protein phosphatase, which translates to MKSYRSEVDVYKKRLTEAYETARVEYFDETTKYVFISDQHRGDGSLSDEFSRNRNIFQYAIDYYYKNGYTYVEAGDGDELWEYQDFTHIKNAHPEVFSTIRKFHEDERYIRMWGNHDIYLKNQSYVEDHYYINYDEYTDTFFNFLKGLKPIESLLLKNRNTGQEIFTVHGHQGDAPNDQLWFFTMLSLKYFWRFLHAFGIRNPSSPVKNINRRHKIEKNFSKWIAENKMMLICGHTHRFKYPRENGMPYFNIGCCVYPTIITAIELEGENIQLVRWKIKSDSEGVLNIVREIMRGPDNVAKFDMKNENPYIPDYMKTLSTNGH; encoded by the coding sequence ATGAAGTCATACAGGAGTGAAGTAGATGTTTACAAAAAAAGGTTAACAGAAGCATATGAAACGGCCCGTGTAGAATACTTTGATGAAACAACCAAATATGTTTTTATTAGTGACCAGCATAGGGGAGATGGAAGTCTATCTGATGAATTTTCTCGGAACCGTAATATTTTCCAATATGCAATTGATTACTATTATAAAAATGGTTATACCTACGTTGAGGCTGGTGATGGAGATGAATTATGGGAGTATCAAGATTTTACTCATATAAAAAATGCTCATCCAGAAGTATTTTCAACGATTAGAAAATTTCATGAGGATGAACGTTATATCCGAATGTGGGGGAACCATGATATCTATCTGAAAAATCAATCCTATGTAGAAGATCATTACTATATAAATTATGATGAATATACGGATACCTTTTTTAATTTTCTAAAAGGTTTAAAACCAATTGAATCATTATTGTTAAAGAATAGAAATACGGGACAGGAAATTTTTACGGTACATGGACACCAAGGGGATGCACCGAATGATCAATTGTGGTTCTTTACCATGCTATCTTTAAAATATTTCTGGCGGTTCTTACATGCGTTTGGGATTCGAAACCCATCTAGCCCGGTTAAAAATATTAATCGACGACATAAGATTGAGAAAAATTTTTCTAAATGGATTGCAGAAAATAAAATGATGCTTATTTGTGGTCATACCCATCGATTTAAATACCCTCGAGAAAATGGGATGCCATATTTTAATATCGGTTGTTGTGTATATCCAACTATTATAACGGCTATAGAGTTAGAAGGAGAAAATATTCAATTAGTTCGATGGAAAATAAAAAGTGATAGTGAAGGGGTATTAAATATTGTCAGAGAGATTATGAGAGGACCAGATAACGTAGCTAAATTTGATATGAAGAATGAGAATCCATATATACCGGATTATATGAAAACTTTATCAACTAATGGTCATTAA
- a CDS encoding DUF2179 domain-containing protein produces MDVVLLLKIFIINFSYITLNTIRFMLTMKGYRLIAPMLSVIEIVIYVTGLSMVMNSLDNPLNLAAYALGYGIGVGVGIKIEDWLALGYTMMTVMTSNPESDMPDKLRDAGYGVTMMNARGRDGERLMLNVLAARKDERDLLNKVMEIDEKAFIVSTDPKYIQGGFWSKRLRR; encoded by the coding sequence ATGGATGTTGTTTTACTATTAAAAATTTTTATTATAAATTTTAGTTATATTACCTTAAATACCATTCGTTTTATGTTAACAATGAAAGGGTATCGTCTCATTGCGCCTATGCTAAGTGTAATAGAAATTGTTATTTACGTAACCGGTCTTTCTATGGTTATGAACAGTCTAGATAATCCGTTAAATTTAGCAGCCTATGCTTTGGGGTACGGAATTGGTGTTGGGGTAGGAATCAAGATTGAAGACTGGCTTGCTTTAGGATATACGATGATGACCGTGATGACTTCTAATCCTGAAAGCGATATGCCTGATAAACTACGTGATGCAGGTTATGGTGTAACCATGATGAATGCAAGAGGTAGAGATGGTGAACGATTAATGTTAAACGTGTTGGCAGCTCGTAAAGATGAAAGAGACTTGTTGAATAAAGTAATGGAAATTGATGAGAAAGCATTCATTGTTTCTACAGACCCGAAATATATTCAAGGTGGCTTCTGGTCTAAAAGGCTTCGTCGCTAA
- a CDS encoding Spx/MgsR family RNA polymerase-binding regulatory protein: MLKFLGHPKCTTCKKAEKWLQENEIEYTWEDIRENLPEREMLIHLLEDEVLTPRRLFNTSGNLYKEHQLKDRLDDLSTEEKVDMLREDGMLIRRPFITDGEQVTVGFDEDNLEEVWGGKDVQKDDKKI; this comes from the coding sequence ATGTTAAAATTTTTAGGACACCCCAAATGTACAACGTGTAAGAAAGCTGAAAAATGGTTGCAAGAAAATGAAATTGAATATACCTGGGAAGATATTCGAGAAAACCTACCCGAACGAGAAATGTTAATTCATTTATTAGAGGATGAAGTTCTAACACCACGTCGCTTGTTTAACACAAGCGGAAATCTATACAAAGAACATCAGTTAAAAGATCGTTTGGATGACTTATCTACAGAAGAGAAAGTGGATATGCTTCGTGAAGACGGTATGCTTATTCGTCGTCCGTTTATTACGGATGGAGAACAAGTAACGGTCGGCTTTGATGAAGACAACTTAGAGGAAGTTTGGGGAGGAAAGGACGTTCAAAAAGATGACAAAAAAATATAG
- a CDS encoding glycine cleavage system protein H has protein sequence MTKKYSENGFWIKKEEDTYIVGLSEKGQDDLGEVIFIDLPEIGAISPDDVLIGVEAAKAVTELTSPLNGIITEIHDELDDEPGLLNSTSDDDTWIIKLNQVHEDQLAAFSDKSGL, from the coding sequence ATGACAAAAAAATATAGTGAGAATGGTTTTTGGATCAAAAAAGAAGAAGATACCTATATAGTTGGATTATCTGAAAAAGGTCAAGATGATTTGGGTGAAGTGATTTTTATTGATTTACCTGAAATCGGAGCCATTTCACCAGATGACGTGTTAATAGGAGTCGAAGCTGCTAAAGCGGTAACCGAGTTAACTTCTCCATTGAATGGAATAATTACCGAAATTCATGATGAATTGGATGATGAGCCTGGATTACTAAACAGTACGAGTGATGATGATACCTGGATAATAAAACTAAATCAAGTCCATGAAGACCAGCTAGCTGCGTTCTCAGATAAATCTGGATTATAA
- a CDS encoding gamma-glutamyl-gamma-aminobutyrate hydrolase family protein gives MIINPIIGISGNQLLQTVSTFEGNSVAYTPQNFVEGLQEAGASPLILPVGNEENAKNYVHLIDGLLLTGGHDVDPARYHTEPHRNLQATFPQRDSFDLALIDAAIKKGIPILGVCRGMQILNVYFGGTLYQDLESEYGDNLIQHVQKTVFNFPIHKIQVEKNSYLSTILGEEAFVNSFHHQAVKVVGDGLHIVAKTSDGIIEALESSNPDMDILALQWHPETMLHDSKTGRIFFEDLVKRSKK, from the coding sequence ATCATCATAAATCCAATTATTGGAATATCAGGAAATCAATTACTACAAACCGTTTCAACTTTTGAAGGAAACTCAGTAGCGTACACTCCACAAAATTTTGTGGAGGGACTGCAAGAGGCAGGTGCTTCTCCTCTCATCCTTCCTGTAGGAAATGAAGAGAACGCAAAAAACTACGTTCATTTAATTGATGGTTTATTATTAACCGGCGGACACGATGTTGATCCCGCTCGATACCATACAGAGCCACATAGAAATCTACAAGCAACGTTCCCTCAGCGTGACTCATTTGATTTAGCTCTCATCGATGCAGCTATCAAAAAAGGGATTCCTATTTTAGGAGTTTGCCGTGGAATGCAAATTTTAAATGTTTATTTTGGAGGTACTCTTTATCAAGATTTAGAATCTGAATACGGAGATAACTTAATCCAGCATGTTCAAAAAACAGTTTTTAACTTTCCTATTCATAAAATTCAAGTGGAAAAAAATAGTTACTTATCTACTATTCTTGGAGAAGAAGCTTTTGTAAATAGCTTTCACCATCAAGCCGTTAAAGTTGTTGGAGATGGCTTGCACATTGTTGCGAAAACTTCTGATGGTATTATTGAAGCATTAGAATCTAGTAATCCAGACATGGATATCCTTGCACTTCAATGGCATCCAGAGACTATGCTGCATGATAGTAAAACTGGTAGAATATTCTTTGAAGACTTAGTAAAAAGAAGTAAAAAATAA
- a CDS encoding branched-chain amino acid aminotransferase, which produces MSAEKREIDWENLGYGYIKTDYRYISYWKDGAWDEGTLTEDNQLHISEGSTALHYGQSCFEGMKAYRTKDGRINLFRPDQNAKRMQKSCERIMMPAFPEEQFLEAIQAVVKANESWVPPYGSGSTLYLRPFVIGVGDNLGIKPATEYIFSVFAVPVGLYFKGGLTPSNFIISDYDRAAPQGTGAAKVGGNYAASILPGQDARKRNFSDAIYLDPATHTKIEEVGSANFFGVTKDGTFVTPYSPSILPSITKYSLLYLAEHYLGMKAEERDVYVDNLDEFSEAGACGTAAVISPIGGIQTKDGFHAFHSETEVGPVTQKLYDLLTGIQFGDVEGPEGWIRKVEI; this is translated from the coding sequence ATGAGTGCAGAAAAAAGAGAGATTGACTGGGAAAATCTAGGATATGGCTATATAAAAACAGATTATCGTTATATTTCTTATTGGAAAGATGGAGCTTGGGATGAGGGGACTCTGACTGAAGATAATCAACTACATATTAGTGAAGGGTCAACCGCTCTTCATTATGGACAATCTTGTTTTGAGGGAATGAAAGCATACCGTACGAAAGACGGCAGGATCAATCTATTTCGTCCCGATCAAAATGCAAAGCGAATGCAGAAAAGTTGTGAAAGAATCATGATGCCTGCTTTTCCGGAAGAACAATTTTTAGAAGCAATACAAGCAGTTGTAAAGGCTAATGAATCATGGGTTCCTCCTTACGGTTCGGGTAGTACTTTGTATTTACGGCCCTTTGTGATTGGTGTAGGAGATAATCTTGGAATTAAACCGGCAACAGAATACATTTTCTCTGTTTTTGCAGTTCCAGTTGGTTTGTATTTTAAAGGTGGCTTAACTCCTTCAAACTTTATCATTTCTGACTATGACCGTGCGGCTCCCCAAGGAACCGGCGCTGCAAAAGTAGGTGGAAACTATGCTGCAAGTATCCTTCCAGGACAAGATGCACGGAAACGTAATTTTAGTGATGCGATTTACTTAGATCCAGCTACTCATACAAAAATTGAAGAAGTAGGAAGTGCAAACTTCTTTGGAGTTACTAAGGACGGAACGTTTGTAACACCTTACTCACCATCTATTTTACCAAGTATTACTAAATACTCTCTCTTGTATTTAGCGGAACATTATCTAGGAATGAAGGCCGAAGAACGAGATGTTTATGTAGATAACTTAGATGAATTTAGTGAAGCGGGTGCCTGCGGAACTGCTGCAGTTATTTCCCCAATTGGTGGGATTCAAACTAAAGATGGATTCCATGCCTTCCATTCAGAAACTGAAGTTGGACCGGTTACTCAAAAATTATATGATTTACTAACCGGTATCCAATTTGGTGATGTAGAAGGACCGGAAGGCTGGATTAGGAAAGTTGAAATTTAA
- a CDS encoding aldo/keto reductase, whose translation MTKKVTLGKTGLEINPIGLGANKIMEANPETNTEYGGDILLAGIEAGMDFIDTAFIYGRGTSESIIGETFKKHNLRDKVVIATKGAHEVTPDGVKINNRPEFMRQEVESSLRRLQTDYIDLYYVHFPDEDTPKAEVIGALTRLKEEGKIRSIGVSNFSLQQIKEGNMDGGIDVVQDEYNLINRTAEIEVFPYFKEQEIAFIPYFPLASGLLAGAYSLDHKLTENQLNKEHFQEENFKNILSRVDQIRSLAEKHHTGLQNIVLAYYLMQEQVTALIPGARNKKQMLENLKTNQVRLDQKDIQLIETAFPIGFDFRNSK comes from the coding sequence ATGACTAAAAAAGTTACGTTAGGAAAAACTGGTTTAGAAATAAATCCAATTGGTTTAGGCGCAAATAAAATTATGGAAGCAAATCCCGAAACAAACACAGAATATGGTGGAGATATTCTTCTTGCTGGAATTGAAGCAGGGATGGATTTCATAGATACCGCATTTATTTATGGTCGGGGTACTTCTGAAAGCATTATCGGAGAGACGTTTAAAAAACACAACTTACGCGATAAAGTAGTCATTGCTACAAAAGGAGCTCATGAAGTCACTCCTGATGGAGTAAAAATTAATAACCGCCCTGAGTTTATGAGACAAGAAGTGGAATCAAGTCTTCGTCGTCTTCAAACCGATTATATTGATTTATATTATGTACACTTTCCAGATGAAGATACACCAAAAGCAGAAGTGATAGGCGCTTTGACTCGTTTGAAAGAAGAAGGGAAAATTCGTTCCATTGGTGTTTCCAATTTTTCTTTACAACAAATTAAAGAAGGGAATATGGATGGTGGAATTGATGTGGTACAAGATGAGTACAACCTTATTAATCGTACTGCAGAAATAGAAGTCTTTCCTTATTTTAAAGAACAGGAAATTGCCTTTATTCCTTATTTCCCTTTAGCGTCAGGATTATTAGCTGGAGCCTATTCTTTGGATCATAAATTGACAGAGAACCAATTAAATAAAGAACATTTCCAAGAAGAAAATTTTAAAAATATTTTAAGTCGAGTTGACCAAATTCGTTCGCTTGCTGAAAAGCATCATACAGGACTACAAAATATTGTTCTTGCTTATTATTTGATGCAAGAACAAGTAACTGCTCTTATTCCAGGAGCACGTAACAAAAAACAAATGCTAGAAAATCTAAAAACCAATCAAGTTCGATTAGATCAAAAAGATATTCAACTCATTGAAACAGCTTTTCCAATCGGTTTTGATTTCCGCAATAGCAAATAA
- a CDS encoding zinc-binding alcohol dehydrogenase family protein has product MKAVGLYEHLSLDQPDSLLDLTVEKPVATKHDLLIRVEAIGVNPVDYKVRESGEKEKTAKILGWDASGVVEKVGPDCTLFQPGDEVYYAGDITRQGANSEFHLIDERIVGKKPTSLSFPEAAALPLTTLTAYESLFDRLGVRLETSENKDQNILIIGAAGGVGSIATQLAKKAGLTVIGTASRPETKKWVMDLGADATITHYESFLPQLKELGFGPIDYILCLHATDSHWENMAESIAPQGKICSIVETEEPIDLSLLKNKSATFVWEFMFTRSMFQTKDMVEQHNILNKISTDIDKGLIVTTLNKCLSPINAKNIKEAHRLLESGSAIGKIVLEKFV; this is encoded by the coding sequence ATGAAAGCTGTAGGATTATATGAACATCTATCTCTCGATCAACCTGATAGTTTGTTAGATCTAACGGTTGAAAAACCAGTGGCTACTAAACATGATTTATTAATTCGAGTAGAAGCTATTGGAGTTAATCCTGTTGATTATAAAGTACGTGAATCAGGAGAAAAAGAAAAAACTGCAAAAATCCTCGGATGGGATGCTTCTGGTGTGGTTGAAAAAGTAGGACCTGATTGTACTCTCTTCCAACCAGGGGACGAAGTTTATTATGCCGGAGATATTACTCGGCAAGGAGCGAATAGTGAGTTCCATCTAATCGATGAACGAATTGTAGGGAAAAAACCGACTTCTTTATCCTTTCCAGAAGCTGCTGCTCTTCCATTAACTACTCTAACAGCTTATGAAAGTCTTTTTGATCGTCTAGGCGTTCGTTTAGAAACTAGCGAAAATAAAGATCAGAATATTCTGATTATTGGTGCGGCAGGCGGAGTAGGTTCCATTGCTACTCAGTTAGCTAAGAAAGCTGGTTTAACCGTAATAGGAACTGCTTCTCGACCGGAAACAAAGAAATGGGTGATGGATTTAGGTGCAGATGCTACTATTACGCACTATGAATCCTTTTTACCACAATTAAAGGAATTAGGTTTTGGTCCTATCGATTATATTCTGTGCTTACATGCTACCGATAGTCATTGGGAAAATATGGCAGAATCAATAGCTCCTCAAGGAAAGATATGTTCGATTGTAGAGACAGAAGAACCAATTGATTTATCTTTATTGAAAAATAAAAGTGCAACCTTTGTATGGGAATTTATGTTTACTCGTTCTATGTTCCAAACAAAAGATATGGTGGAACAACATAATATTTTAAATAAAATTTCAACTGATATTGATAAAGGTTTGATTGTAACTACCTTAAACAAATGCCTTTCCCCTATTAATGCAAAAAATATCAAAGAAGCTCATCGATTGCTTGAATCTGGCTCAGCTATTGGCAAAATTGTTTTAGAAAAATTTGTCTAA
- a CDS encoding helix-turn-helix domain-containing protein encodes MKKERLYTTKEVSNILGVHPNTVRNMIKDGRMIAIKTRGSTGDFRVRQSDLEEYIDYEGYATWDAQEETVIPSSVPDLSKEISEVDFLTQCGNPFLLFGTYLEVIPRGEYSQALRGKAAIWVQETYRQVRLRFQHSSLSHRYSSANDFLKTVKIGVAGKEKADGGLVLTSVILVSDKDKGYILDGTLQQFHPELAKGVVRIRRKAAETFYSDLVVLNEEQFVNAVNDRNALFFQNLLKKLDQKRRLY; translated from the coding sequence ATGAAAAAAGAGCGGTTATATACTACTAAAGAAGTTTCTAATATTTTAGGAGTACATCCAAATACTGTTCGAAATATGATAAAAGATGGCCGAATGATTGCTATTAAAACAAGAGGATCAACTGGTGATTTTCGTGTTCGTCAATCAGATTTAGAAGAATACATTGATTATGAAGGATATGCTACTTGGGATGCTCAAGAAGAAACGGTCATTCCTTCTTCCGTTCCAGATCTATCTAAAGAAATTTCAGAAGTAGATTTTCTTACTCAATGTGGAAATCCTTTTTTATTATTCGGAACGTATTTAGAAGTTATTCCACGAGGTGAGTACAGTCAAGCTCTTCGTGGAAAAGCAGCTATTTGGGTACAAGAAACATATCGGCAAGTGCGTCTTCGTTTTCAGCATTCCTCTCTTTCTCACCGATACTCTAGTGCAAACGATTTTTTGAAAACTGTTAAGATTGGTGTAGCTGGTAAAGAAAAAGCAGATGGTGGATTAGTTTTAACGAGTGTAATCCTTGTTTCAGATAAAGATAAAGGATACATTCTCGATGGCACCCTTCAACAATTTCATCCTGAATTAGCCAAAGGAGTCGTTCGCATCAGAAGAAAAGCAGCTGAAACATTTTATTCTGACCTAGTTGTTCTGAACGAAGAACAATTTGTAAATGCAGTTAACGATCGCAATGCCCTTTTTTTCCAGAACCTTTTAAAAAAATTAGATCAAAAAAGACGGTTATACTAG
- a CDS encoding FtsW/RodA/SpoVE family cell cycle protein: MRNQQMTSKSNASKIDYGIILSIIILALISIVTIFSTTYLMSSTPTLTPTIMQILWYGIGTVAAIVMMFFDSEQLWKLAPIAYGLGVLLLVLVLIFYDRDQYIQWGAKSWFSIGPFTFQPSEVVKISIIMMLGRVITAHNISVVERTIKSDWFLLLKIALWSLPLLVLIMAQNDLGTTLVFLAIIIGMTLLSGVSWKIITPVFGTLAIFGSILIYLVIYNRDVLVYLGFKQYQFARIDTWLNPFADSRGDAYQLVQSMKAIGSGKLFGKGLGISEVYVPVRESDMVFSTIGENFGFIGGCFLLFVYFLLIYQMIRVCFDTKNEFYTYMTTGVIMMILFHVLENIGMTIGLLPITGIPLPFISQGGSALLGNMLSIGLVMSMRFHYKSYLSAKEDNPNGRVSRNKQKGER, translated from the coding sequence ATGAGAAATCAACAAATGACATCAAAGTCAAATGCATCAAAAATTGACTACGGAATTATTTTATCCATTATTATTTTGGCATTAATAAGTATTGTCACTATTTTTTCTACCACATACTTAATGAGTTCTACGCCAACCCTTACTCCGACCATTATGCAGATATTATGGTACGGAATTGGAACAGTTGCTGCCATCGTCATGATGTTTTTTGATTCAGAGCAATTATGGAAACTGGCTCCCATTGCTTACGGACTAGGAGTACTATTATTAGTGTTGGTTTTAATTTTTTATGATCGAGATCAATATATCCAGTGGGGCGCAAAGAGTTGGTTTTCAATTGGTCCCTTTACATTCCAACCATCTGAAGTAGTTAAAATATCGATCATTATGATGTTAGGAAGAGTAATTACGGCACACAATATTTCTGTGGTAGAAAGAACGATTAAGTCAGATTGGTTTTTACTTCTCAAAATTGCTTTATGGAGTTTACCTTTACTAGTCCTAATCATGGCACAAAATGATTTAGGAACGACATTAGTATTTTTAGCAATTATTATTGGAATGACCTTACTTTCAGGGGTTTCATGGAAAATTATTACTCCTGTTTTTGGAACGCTAGCTATTTTCGGTAGTATCCTCATTTATCTTGTTATATACAATCGAGACGTATTGGTTTACTTAGGATTTAAACAATATCAATTCGCTCGAATCGATACGTGGTTGAATCCTTTTGCCGATAGTCGTGGAGATGCCTATCAATTGGTTCAAAGTATGAAAGCCATTGGATCCGGAAAATTGTTTGGAAAGGGATTAGGTATATCAGAAGTTTACGTACCAGTACGTGAAAGTGATATGGTTTTCTCAACAATCGGTGAAAATTTTGGGTTTATTGGTGGATGTTTCCTACTATTTGTTTACTTCTTACTCATTTATCAAATGATTCGCGTTTGTTTTGATACTAAAAATGAATTTTATACCTATATGACTACAGGTGTCATTATGATGATTTTGTTCCACGTATTAGAAAATATTGGAATGACTATTGGACTCTTGCCGATCACTGGAATTCCTTTGCCATTTATTTCTCAAGGTGGTTCGGCTTTATTAGGAAATATGCTTTCGATTGGATTAGTGATGAGTATGAGGTTCCATTATAAGAGTTACCTATCTGCCAAAGAGGATAATCCAAATGGAAGAGTAAGTAGAAACAAACAAAAAGGAGAGCGATAA
- a CDS encoding metal ABC transporter substrate-binding protein, with the protein MKKITKGLLGLILTIGLAACGNGGTDTDSSGEVGDNSDKIGVVATNSILADMIYNITGDAVDLHSIVPVGTDPHEFEPLPVDIAKSTDADIVFYNGLNLETGGNGWFVKLMESSKKVEGEDYFVASTGVEPFYLTTTGETTNQDPHAWLDIQNGITYVKNMTEVLIEKDSKNKELYTKNSEDYIEKLEELDARAKSQFNDLPEEKKLLVTSEGAFKYFSHAYGLEGAFIWEINTENQGTPEQMTQIIDKINATEVPVLFVETSVDPRTMERVSKETGIEIYSKIFTDSVAKKGEPGDSYYDMLEWNLEKIHEGLETDRK; encoded by the coding sequence ATGAAAAAAATTACTAAAGGGTTACTAGGATTAATTTTAACAATTGGTTTAGCAGCATGTGGTAATGGTGGAACGGATACCGACTCTTCTGGAGAAGTCGGGGATAACTCTGATAAAATTGGAGTAGTCGCAACAAATTCTATTTTGGCTGATATGATTTATAATATAACGGGAGATGCAGTTGACTTGCATAGTATTGTTCCTGTGGGCACGGATCCTCACGAATTTGAACCACTTCCAGTTGATATTGCCAAATCTACAGATGCTGATATCGTTTTTTATAATGGATTGAATCTAGAAACTGGCGGAAATGGTTGGTTTGTTAAATTGATGGAATCCTCTAAAAAAGTAGAGGGAGAAGATTACTTTGTAGCCTCAACTGGAGTAGAACCATTTTATTTAACAACTACAGGAGAAACTACAAATCAAGACCCTCATGCTTGGTTAGATATTCAAAACGGCATTACGTATGTCAAAAATATGACTGAAGTTTTGATTGAAAAAGATTCTAAAAATAAAGAATTATATACAAAAAATAGCGAAGATTATATTGAAAAACTAGAGGAATTGGATGCTCGTGCAAAATCACAATTTAATGATTTGCCAGAAGAAAAGAAATTATTAGTTACTTCTGAAGGAGCCTTTAAATACTTCTCACATGCGTATGGATTAGAAGGAGCCTTTATTTGGGAGATTAATACAGAAAACCAAGGGACTCCAGAACAAATGACCCAAATTATTGATAAAATAAATGCCACAGAAGTTCCGGTTCTATTTGTTGAAACAAGTGTGGATCCAAGAACTATGGAAAGAGTTTCCAAAGAAACTGGTATTGAAATATATTCTAAAATCTTCACGGATTCAGTTGCTAAAAAAGGTGAACCAGGAGATAGCTATTACGATATGCTAGAGTGGAACCTTGAGAAGATTCATGAAGGTTTAGAAACAGATCGAAAATAA
- a CDS encoding YihY/virulence factor BrkB family protein, whose amino-acid sequence MVATTKSNSKFDIKTFANKAMGHFKRAEMGPQSAQLAYYILLALFPILLVLGNVIPLLPIATDQVLEYVELGVPAEVSEVLLPILKGYLEGGSGGAISIGLIISIWPASKAFNVFQRVLNQVYDTKVRKNFIIARVFSFLTAILLISLMGVVAFIFVFGKEILQLLQNFFPINLAIVNTFESLRWVVAFGILILIMAFVYYFVPNVKWSFKFALPGAIFSTVGFLLISQLFSLYISFAGKQAIGSGAIGVFIVLMIWLYLLGNVFILGGVINVVFYDYKHEDLIVIDERKTYLSVLYSSDAKKYIANNQILRKSLVKQNDKIKEHYLPGQFDLKE is encoded by the coding sequence GTGGTTGCAACAACAAAAAGTAATTCAAAGTTTGATATCAAGACGTTTGCCAATAAAGCTATGGGTCATTTTAAAAGAGCGGAGATGGGACCGCAATCTGCCCAACTCGCTTACTATATCTTGTTAGCTTTATTTCCTATCTTATTGGTACTTGGAAATGTGATTCCTTTACTGCCAATCGCAACGGATCAAGTTTTGGAATACGTGGAATTAGGAGTTCCAGCAGAAGTTAGTGAAGTCTTGCTACCTATTTTGAAAGGGTATCTAGAAGGAGGAAGTGGAGGAGCGATTTCAATCGGGCTTATTATTTCTATTTGGCCCGCATCCAAAGCTTTTAATGTTTTCCAAAGAGTACTGAATCAAGTGTATGATACAAAGGTTAGAAAAAACTTTATTATCGCACGAGTGTTTTCCTTTTTAACTGCCATTCTATTGATTAGTTTGATGGGTGTCGTTGCCTTTATCTTTGTATTTGGAAAAGAAATACTTCAACTATTACAGAATTTTTTCCCAATTAACTTAGCAATTGTAAATACCTTTGAGTCATTACGTTGGGTTGTTGCTTTTGGAATCCTTATTTTAATTATGGCCTTTGTGTATTATTTTGTTCCGAATGTGAAATGGTCCTTTAAATTTGCTCTACCTGGAGCAATTTTCTCTACGGTTGGTTTCTTATTAATCTCTCAATTGTTCTCTCTTTACATTAGTTTTGCAGGGAAACAAGCAATCGGAAGTGGAGCTATCGGGGTATTTATTGTTTTGATGATTTGGCTTTATTTGTTAGGAAACGTCTTTATTTTAGGGGGCGTAATTAATGTGGTTTTTTATGATTATAAACATGAAGATCTGATTGTTATCGATGAAAGAAAGACCTATCTATCCGTATTGTATTCGTCGGATGCAAAAAAATATATCGCTAACAACCAAATTTTGAGAAAATCACTCGTCAAGCAAAATGATAAAATCAAAGAACACTATTTACCGGGGCAATTTGATTTAAAAGAATAA